The window ATCGAGGCGTGATGACCATGCAGCATCCAGCACGTACCGAACTCTGGGCCATCCTGCGGCTGGCGGGGCCGTTGATTGCCTCGCAGTTGGCGCACATGCTGATGGTCCTCACCGACACCTTGATGATGGCGCGCCTGAGTCCGGAGGCGCTGGCCGGTGGCGGCCTGGGCGCGGCGACGTATTCGTTCGTGTCGATCTTCTGCATCGGCGTGATCGCAGCGGTCGGCACCCTGGTGGCGATCCGTCAGGGCGCGGGCGATATCGTCGGCGCCGCGCGACTGACCCAGGCCGGATTGTGGCTGGCGTGGCTGATGGCGCTGGTGGCCGGTCTGTTGCTGTGGAACCTCAAGCCGGTGCTGTTGCTGTTCGGCCAGACCGAAACCAACGTCCAGGCTGCCGGGCAGTTTCTGCTGATCCTGCCGTTCGCCCTGCCCGGCTACCTGAGCTTCATGGCCCTGCGCGGTTTTACTAGCGCCATCGGCCGGGCGACGCCAGTCATGGTCATCAGCCTCGGCGGCACCGTGGCTAACTTCCTGCTCAACTATGCGTTGATCACCGGGATGTTCGGGCTGCCGAAAATGGGCCTGGTGGGCATCGGGCTGGTCACGGCGATTGTTGCCAACCTGATGGCCGTGGCGCTGGCGCTGCACATCCGTCGGCATCCGGCTTACGACGCTTATCCGCTGCGCCAGGGTCTGTCGCGTCCAAACCGTCAGTATCTGAAGGAACTGTGGCGCCTCGGGCTGCCCATCGGCGG is drawn from Pseudomonas sp. 31-12 and contains these coding sequences:
- a CDS encoding NorM family multidrug efflux MATE transporter, whose amino-acid sequence is MQHPARTELWAILRLAGPLIASQLAHMLMVLTDTLMMARLSPEALAGGGLGAATYSFVSIFCIGVIAAVGTLVAIRQGAGDIVGAARLTQAGLWLAWLMALVAGLLLWNLKPVLLLFGQTETNVQAAGQFLLILPFALPGYLSFMALRGFTSAIGRATPVMVISLGGTVANFLLNYALITGMFGLPKMGLVGIGLVTAIVANLMAVALALHIRRHPAYDAYPLRQGLSRPNRQYLKELWRLGLPIGGTYAVEVGLFAFAALCMGTMGSTQLAAHQIALQIVSVAFMIPAGISYAITMRIGQHYGAGQLLDARLAGRVGIAFGAAAMLGFAMVFWFLPNQLIGLFLDHNDPAFRDVINLAVSLLAVAAWFELFDGTQTIAMGCIRGLKDAKTTFLVGLGCYWLIGAPAAWWMAFNLNGGPTGVWWGLALGLACAAVSLTLAFEWKMKRMIRREPALVQDFGNVQTE